The Sulfolobales archaeon genome segment GAGAATACCTATGGAGATCCTTTTGGGGGTTATCTCTACATCCCTGGGGTATATAGATCTTGTGTAGATCAGTATCGCTACGGAGATGAGGGAGAAGGCTGAGAGTGTGAGGAATAACATGGGGGAGAATCCATGGAGATATAGTGTATATGCAGCTATCGAAGGCCCAACAACAGCACCAATCTGGTCTAGTGCTCCATGTATGCCGAAGGCCCTCCCACTCCTACCCTCCTGGGCTATCCTGCTTAGAAGGGCGTCTCTAGGGGGTGTTCTAAGGCCTCTAGCCATCCTCTCCATAATGGTGAAGATCGATGCATAGATCCACGTGGTTGCAATGGATAGCATAGCTATCGAAAATCCTGTGAGGGCATAGCCTGAGATTGTTAGCCCCCATAGAAGGCCGTATCTAGAAGAGATCAGGCCTGAGAGGAATCTAAGGAGATAGCTTAGAAACTCCCCAACACCTCCTAGAAAGCCTACAAAGGCTAGATCTGCACCAAGGTATCCTAGATACTGGGGTAACACAGATCTTGCCCCTTCATAGGTTATATCTGCAAACATGCTCACAATTCCAAAGAGGATCACTATCTCCATATATCTCCTCATCTTTACCAAGCTATCATGGGATAGCATCTAATAAGCTTAGATCCATCCTAATTATTCTCCTTAGCAAATAATGAGGGGATCATGGTGGGTGGCGAGATCCTTGTGATCTCTGAGGAAGATCTTTCTAAGATAGAGGATCAGAAGATCTCGAGGTTGGTGGAGGAGTATAGAGGATATCCCGGGGAGGGTTATTGCGAGCTAGAGGGCGAGATCCTTGTATGTGTGGCTTCAATACCCCGGCTACTTAGGAGGCCTTTTCTAGAGCTTCTCATGGTTAGGATCATATCCACTGTAGATCCTAGGGTTAGCAGGGTTTACCTATATGTGGAGGGCCACGAATCTATCGATGTAGATGATATAATTAGT includes the following:
- a CDS encoding MFS transporter — protein: MRRYMEIVILFGIVSMFADITYEGARSVLPQYLGYLGADLAFVGFLGGVGEFLSYLLRFLSGLISSRYGLLWGLTISGYALTGFSIAMLSIATTWIYASIFTIMERMARGLRTPPRDALLSRIAQEGRSGRAFGIHGALDQIGAVVGPSIAAYTLYLHGFSPMLFLTLSAFSLISVAILIYTRSIYPRDVEITPKRISIGILRGPLTRYVISVSTPALGLVSLFIAIYWVGREDPVLGAIYFIAIQVIQIVASIALGELYDRLGIKAIYIYYPLVPIIALGFAVNQLFFLLIGVVLAIEDSIQRAVVGDLARGRESIAYGYYHLVYGLASAIGGYIVGYLAQNNMIQYLLALSTILSAFGALILTSIRAEKPGEGIGGEHH